A genomic region of Streptomyces sp. NBC_00247 contains the following coding sequences:
- a CDS encoding NTP transferase domain-containing protein translates to MTAYDAIVLAGGAARRLGGADKPGIGVGGRTLLDRVLAACAGAASTVVVGPRRATVRPVRWTRETPAGGGPVAALGAGVRETDAPWVVVLSADLPFLGAATIGALLAAAEEGGREGALCTDPDGRRQPLVAVYRAEPLRRELALLATEHGGLAGLPLRLLTAELDLATLATPEFASFDCDTWDDIKRARAHIREHEAVLDEWITAVKTELGLELDVDTDVLLDLARDAAHGVARPAAPLTTFLVGYAAGLASANAGPGDAPGAVAEAARKATALALRWEEESGDGKGAGAS, encoded by the coding sequence ATGACCGCCTATGACGCCATCGTCCTCGCCGGAGGGGCCGCCAGACGGCTCGGGGGAGCGGACAAACCCGGGATCGGCGTCGGCGGCCGGACGCTGCTCGACCGGGTGCTCGCCGCGTGCGCCGGTGCCGCGAGCACGGTCGTGGTCGGGCCCCGCAGAGCCACGGTCCGGCCGGTGAGATGGACCCGGGAAACACCGGCGGGCGGCGGGCCGGTGGCCGCGCTGGGTGCGGGCGTCCGGGAGACCGACGCCCCCTGGGTCGTGGTGCTCTCGGCCGACCTGCCGTTCCTCGGCGCCGCCACCATCGGCGCGTTGCTGGCCGCCGCGGAGGAGGGCGGCCGGGAGGGCGCCCTGTGCACGGACCCCGACGGGCGCCGTCAGCCGCTGGTCGCCGTCTACCGGGCCGAACCACTGCGGCGCGAGCTCGCCCTGCTCGCCACCGAGCACGGCGGCCTCGCCGGACTTCCGCTGCGCCTGCTGACGGCCGAGCTCGATCTGGCCACCCTGGCCACACCGGAGTTCGCCTCCTTCGACTGCGACACTTGGGACGACATCAAGCGGGCGAGGGCACACATCAGGGAGCATGAGGCCGTGCTGGACGAATGGATCACCGCAGTCAAGACCGAACTGGGCCTCGAACTCGACGTCGACACCGATGTTCTGCTCGACCTGGCGCGCGACGCCGCGCACGGTGTCGCGCGACCCGCCGCCCCGCTCACCACCTTCCTCGTCGGGTACGCGGCCGGGCTGGCGAGCGCGAACGCCGGACCCGGCGACGCTCCCGGCGCCGTGGCCGAGGCGGCCCGCAAGGCGACTGCTCTCGCCCTGCGCTGGGAAGAGGAGTCGGGCGACGGCAAGGGGGCCGGAGCCTCGTGA
- a CDS encoding dihydrolipoamide acetyltransferase family protein, translated as MPTVLEFRLPDLGEGLTEAVIVRWLVEAGEVVVVDQPVVEVETAKALVEVPCPYAGVVTARFGEEGAELPVGAPLMTVAVAPTPVRADEPASAGASGNVLVGYGTAAPAARRRRVRPAPVPAASPVPSGEPAPPAAPVVGGAAARRDVAGAPVAVISPLVRRLARQHGLDLRELAGSGPDGLILRCDVEAVIGRASKAPDRDATAVIEGAAVPPRDGAAAGERIALRGVRGAVADKMTRSRTEIPDATCWVDADATELMAARAAMNAAEGPKVSVLALLARICVAALAKYPELNSTVDTAAREVVRLPSVHLGFAAQTGRGLVVPVVRDAHARTVDSLAAELARLTGLSRDGKLTPAELTGGTFTLNNYGVFGVDGSTPIINHPEAAMLGVGRIVPRPWVHEGELAVRHVVQLSLTFDHRVCDGGTAGGFLRYVADCVEQPAVLLRAL; from the coding sequence ATGCCCACGGTGCTCGAATTCAGGTTGCCGGACCTCGGCGAAGGGCTGACCGAGGCGGTGATCGTGCGGTGGCTGGTGGAGGCCGGCGAGGTCGTCGTCGTGGACCAGCCGGTGGTCGAGGTCGAGACGGCCAAGGCCCTGGTGGAGGTGCCGTGCCCGTACGCGGGTGTGGTGACGGCCCGCTTCGGCGAAGAAGGGGCGGAACTCCCGGTCGGAGCCCCGCTGATGACGGTCGCGGTCGCACCGACCCCGGTGCGGGCGGACGAGCCCGCGTCGGCGGGGGCCTCGGGGAACGTACTGGTCGGGTACGGCACGGCCGCCCCGGCGGCGCGCCGGCGGCGGGTCCGCCCCGCGCCGGTACCGGCCGCGTCCCCGGTCCCGTCCGGCGAACCGGCCCCTCCCGCCGCCCCGGTCGTCGGGGGCGCCGCGGCTCGTCGGGACGTGGCGGGTGCTCCGGTCGCGGTCATCTCGCCGCTCGTCCGCAGACTCGCCCGGCAGCACGGGCTCGACCTCCGTGAGCTGGCGGGATCGGGGCCGGACGGGCTGATCCTGCGGTGCGACGTCGAGGCGGTGATCGGCCGGGCGTCGAAGGCGCCCGACCGGGACGCCACCGCCGTCATCGAGGGTGCCGCGGTTCCCCCGCGGGACGGTGCGGCGGCCGGCGAACGGATCGCGTTGCGCGGTGTACGGGGTGCGGTCGCCGACAAGATGACCCGCAGCCGGACCGAGATTCCCGACGCGACCTGCTGGGTGGACGCCGACGCGACCGAGCTGATGGCGGCCCGCGCGGCGATGAACGCGGCCGAGGGTCCGAAGGTGTCGGTCCTCGCCCTGCTGGCCCGGATCTGCGTGGCCGCGCTGGCGAAGTACCCGGAGCTGAACTCCACCGTGGACACCGCTGCCCGGGAGGTCGTACGGCTGCCGTCCGTCCACCTCGGGTTCGCCGCGCAGACCGGCCGGGGGCTCGTCGTGCCGGTGGTCCGCGACGCGCACGCGCGCACCGTGGACTCCCTGGCGGCCGAGCTCGCCCGGCTCACCGGGCTGTCCCGCGACGGGAAACTGACCCCGGCCGAGCTGACGGGCGGCACGTTCACCCTGAACAACTACGGCGTGTTCGGGGTGGACGGTTCCACGCCGATCATCAACCATCCCGAGGCGGCCATGCTCGGCGTCGGCCGCATCGTGCCCCGTCCATGGGTCCACGAGGGCGAACTGGCGGTCCGTCACGTGGTACAGCTCTCGCTCACCTTCGACCACCGGGTCTGCGACGGCGGCACGGCGGGCGGCTTCCTGCGGTACGTCGCCGACTGCGTGGAACAACCGGCGGTCCTGCTGCGGGCCCTGTAG
- a CDS encoding alpha-ketoacid dehydrogenase subunit beta, which produces MTTAVRARAGRPGPATMAQALGRALRDAMAEDPSVHVLGEDVGTLGGVFRVTDGLAAEFGEDRCTDTPLAEAGILGAAVGMAMYGLRPVVEMQFDAFAYPAFEQLVSHVARMRNRTGGALPMPLTVRIPYGGGIGGVEHHSDSSEAYYMATPGLHVVTPATVEDAYGLLRASIASDDPVVFLEPKRLYWSKSDWSPQAPAEVGPIGRAVVRRPGTSATLITYGPSLPVCLEAAEAAVAEGWDLEVVDLRSLVPFDDGTVAASVRRTGRAVIVHESAGFGGPGGEIAARVTERCFHHLEAPVLRVTGFDIPYPPPMLERHHLPGVDRVLDAVARLQWEAAR; this is translated from the coding sequence ATGACCACTGCGGTCCGTGCGCGGGCGGGCCGCCCGGGGCCGGCCACGATGGCCCAGGCACTGGGACGGGCGCTGCGGGACGCGATGGCGGAGGACCCCTCGGTGCACGTGCTCGGCGAGGACGTGGGCACGCTCGGGGGAGTCTTCCGGGTCACCGACGGGCTGGCGGCGGAGTTCGGCGAGGACCGGTGCACGGACACCCCGCTCGCGGAGGCGGGGATTCTCGGCGCCGCGGTCGGGATGGCGATGTACGGCCTGCGGCCCGTGGTGGAGATGCAGTTCGACGCGTTCGCGTACCCGGCGTTCGAGCAGCTCGTCAGCCACGTGGCGCGGATGCGGAACCGGACCGGGGGAGCCCTTCCGATGCCCCTGACCGTGCGGATTCCGTACGGCGGCGGAATCGGCGGGGTCGAGCACCACAGCGACTCCTCGGAGGCGTACTACATGGCCACCCCGGGGCTCCACGTCGTCACCCCGGCCACCGTGGAGGACGCCTACGGGCTGCTGCGGGCCTCGATCGCCTCGGACGACCCCGTGGTGTTCCTGGAGCCGAAGCGGCTGTACTGGTCGAAGTCCGACTGGTCGCCCCAGGCTCCGGCCGAGGTCGGGCCCATCGGACGGGCCGTGGTCCGCAGGCCGGGGACGAGCGCGACGCTGATCACCTACGGCCCGTCGCTGCCGGTGTGCCTGGAGGCGGCCGAGGCGGCGGTGGCGGAGGGCTGGGACCTGGAGGTCGTCGATCTGCGGTCGCTGGTGCCCTTCGACGACGGGACGGTCGCCGCGTCCGTGCGGCGTACCGGGCGCGCGGTGATCGTCCACGAGTCCGCCGGGTTCGGCGGGCCGGGGGGCGAGATCGCCGCGCGGGTGACGGAGCGGTGCTTCCACCATCTGGAGGCGCCGGTGCTGCGGGTCACCGGCTTCGACATCCCGTATCCGCCGCCGATGCTGGAGCGGCACCATCTGCCGGGGGTGGACCGGGTTCTGGACGCGGTCGCCCGGCTCCAGTGGGAGGCGGCGCGCTGA
- the pdhA gene encoding pyruvate dehydrogenase (acetyl-transferring) E1 component subunit alpha, whose translation MTVQELPGAAGYRPVPPPAWKPLTDPAPLLPDPEPYRVLGTDAVAGVDPRLLSRLYTELVRGRRYNAQATALTKQGRLAVYPSSTGQEACQVAAALVLEERDWLFPSYRDTLAAVARGLDPVDALTLLRGDRHTGYDPREHRIAPLCTPLATQLPHAVGLAHAARLKGDDVVALAMVGDGGTSEGDFHEALNFAAVWRAPVVFLVQNNGFAISVPLAKQTAAPSLAHKAVGYGMPGRLVDGNDAVAVHEVLAGAVARARGGGGPTLVEAVTYRMDAHTNADDATRYRSEDEVASWRDHDPVLLMERELTGRGLLDEAAVGAVRQEAERMAAALRERMNADPVLDPADLFAHVFARRTGPLREQEERLRAELEAEGEQRGAEGQRDGHGQDERETEGGR comes from the coding sequence ATGACGGTCCAAGAGCTGCCCGGTGCGGCCGGCTACCGGCCCGTGCCGCCCCCGGCCTGGAAGCCGCTCACCGATCCCGCGCCGCTGCTCCCGGACCCGGAGCCGTACCGGGTGCTCGGCACGGACGCCGTGGCCGGGGTCGATCCGCGGCTGCTGTCGCGCCTTTACACCGAGCTGGTGCGGGGACGCCGGTACAACGCGCAGGCCACGGCGCTCACCAAGCAGGGGCGCCTCGCCGTCTATCCGTCCAGTACGGGCCAGGAGGCCTGCCAGGTGGCCGCCGCACTGGTGCTGGAGGAGCGGGACTGGCTCTTCCCGAGCTACCGGGACACGCTCGCCGCCGTGGCCCGGGGGCTCGACCCCGTCGACGCGCTGACGCTGTTGCGGGGCGACCGGCACACCGGCTACGACCCCCGCGAGCACCGGATCGCGCCGCTCTGCACCCCGCTGGCCACACAGCTGCCGCACGCGGTCGGCCTGGCGCACGCGGCGCGGCTCAAGGGCGACGACGTGGTGGCGCTGGCGATGGTCGGGGACGGCGGGACCAGCGAGGGCGACTTCCACGAGGCGCTGAACTTCGCCGCCGTGTGGCGGGCACCGGTCGTCTTCCTCGTGCAGAACAACGGCTTCGCCATCTCGGTGCCGCTGGCCAAGCAGACGGCGGCACCGTCGCTCGCCCACAAGGCGGTCGGGTACGGCATGCCCGGGAGGCTGGTGGACGGCAACGACGCCGTGGCGGTCCACGAGGTGCTGGCCGGGGCGGTGGCGCGCGCCCGCGGCGGCGGCGGGCCGACGCTGGTGGAGGCGGTCACCTACCGCATGGACGCCCACACCAACGCCGACGACGCGACCCGCTACCGCTCCGAGGACGAGGTGGCCTCCTGGCGGGACCACGATCCGGTGCTGCTCATGGAGCGTGAGCTGACCGGGCGCGGCCTGCTCGACGAAGCGGCCGTGGGCGCGGTGCGCCAGGAGGCGGAGCGGATGGCGGCAGCTCTGCGGGAGCGGATGAACGCCGATCCGGTGCTCGACCCGGCGGATCTGTTCGCGCACGTCTTCGCGCGGCGGACCGGACCGCTGCGGGAGCAGGAGGAGCGGTTGCGCGCCGAGCTGGAGGCCGAGGGCGAGCAGCGGGGAGCCGAGGGGCAGCGGGACGGCCACGGGCAGGACGAGCGGGAAACGGAGGGCGGGCGATGA
- a CDS encoding Lrp/AsnC family transcriptional regulator: protein MSAERMAEGAGQTPPARPLDAVDRDILRILRTNGRASIRAVAEEVHVSRANAYARINRLVEDGVIRGFSARIDHERAGQGASAYITLKIVQNSWRTVREQLRALPGASHIALVSGDFDVLLLVHTPDNRALRELVLTRIQAIDEVLSTRTLLVFEETELGHGPDRPTDLT, encoded by the coding sequence ATGTCAGCTGAACGAATGGCCGAGGGGGCCGGGCAGACACCACCGGCCCGCCCGCTGGACGCCGTCGACCGGGACATCCTGCGCATCCTCCGTACCAACGGCCGGGCTTCGATACGGGCCGTCGCCGAGGAGGTGCACGTGTCGCGCGCCAACGCCTACGCCCGCATCAACCGGCTGGTGGAGGACGGGGTCATCCGGGGGTTCAGCGCCCGGATCGACCACGAGCGGGCCGGGCAGGGAGCGTCCGCCTACATCACGCTCAAGATCGTGCAGAACTCCTGGCGGACCGTGCGCGAGCAGCTCAGGGCGCTCCCGGGAGCCAGCCACATCGCGTTGGTCAGCGGCGATTTCGATGTGCTGCTGCTGGTCCACACGCCCGACAACCGCGCCCTGCGCGAGCTCGTCCTCACGCGCATTCAAGCCATCGACGAGGTGCTCTCCACCCGCACCCTGCTGGTGTTCGAGGAGACGGAGCTGGGCCACGGTCCGGACCGCCCCACCGACCTCACCTGA
- a CDS encoding TetR/AcrR family transcriptional regulator — MTTAKRDTYTPETLLAVAVRVFNERGYDGTSMEHLSRAAGISKSSIYHHVAGKEELLRRAVSRAIDGLFRILDEPGAVRGRAVERVEYVTRRTVEVLMAELPYVTLLLRVRGNTKTERWALERRREFDQRVSALLKAAVADGDLRADVDIRLATRLLFGMVNSLVEWYRPQPEEGAGGTGGGPEVAPAADDLPGTVVRLAFEGMRSVGR; from the coding sequence ATGACCACGGCCAAGCGGGACACGTACACCCCGGAGACTCTGCTGGCCGTCGCCGTGCGGGTCTTCAACGAGCGCGGATACGACGGCACGTCCATGGAGCACCTCTCCCGGGCGGCGGGCATCTCGAAGTCGTCGATCTACCACCATGTGGCGGGCAAGGAAGAGCTTCTGCGCCGTGCGGTGAGCCGGGCGATCGACGGGCTCTTCCGGATTCTCGACGAGCCGGGCGCGGTCCGGGGGCGCGCGGTCGAGCGGGTCGAGTACGTCACGCGCCGCACGGTCGAGGTGCTGATGGCCGAGCTGCCCTACGTCACCCTGCTGCTGCGGGTGCGGGGCAACACCAAGACCGAGCGCTGGGCGCTGGAGCGGCGCCGCGAGTTCGACCAGCGGGTGTCGGCCCTGCTGAAGGCGGCCGTCGCGGACGGGGACCTGAGGGCCGACGTGGACATACGGCTGGCCACGCGGCTGCTGTTCGGCATGGTGAACTCGCTGGTCGAGTGGTACCGCCCGCAGCCCGAAGAGGGTGCCGGCGGTACGGGTGGCGGCCCGGAGGTGGCTCCCGCGGCGGACGATCTGCCGGGGACCGTCGTGCGGCTGGCCTTCGAAGGGATGCGTTCCGTCGGCCGGTGA
- the paaN gene encoding phenylacetic acid degradation protein PaaN, with protein MAAALSLQKLSETHRPTLDQALDALSTRAYWSPHPEHPKAYGESGAPGSLGAAEGKAAFDALLHTRFDLGQPGTDGWTGAEVSPYGPELGIEYPHADPDVLLPAMRAATAAWRDAGPEARALVCLEILARVGARTHELAQAVMHTSGQAFLMAFQAGGPHAQDRGLEAVAYAYQEQLRTPAAADWSKPQGKRDPLRLRKSFTAVGRGVSLLIGCNTFPTWNSYPGLFASLATGNPVLVKPHPRAVLPLALTVRIAREVLAETGFDPNLVALTAERPGEGIAKELAVRPEVRIIDYTGSTAFGDWLETHARQAQVYTEKAGVNTVVIDSTDDYPGMLANLAFSLSLYSGQMCTTPQNLLVPRDGISTESGPRTYDEVVADLAGAVEGLLGDDARATALLGALVNPDVRARIEAAPGLGEVALASREVPHPEFPDAVVRTPVIVKVLAKEPGPDGGEPVHLSECFGPVSFAVAVDTVDDAVELLRRTIREKGAMTVGAYTISPEVESAIEEVCLEESAQLSLNLTGGVYVNQTAAFSDFHGSGGNPAANAALCDGAFVSGRFRTIEVRRQA; from the coding sequence ATGGCCGCCGCGCTCTCCCTCCAGAAGCTGTCCGAGACCCACCGGCCCACGCTCGACCAGGCCCTCGACGCCCTCTCGACCCGCGCCTACTGGTCGCCCCACCCGGAGCACCCCAAGGCCTACGGCGAGAGCGGGGCGCCCGGCAGCCTCGGAGCGGCCGAGGGCAAGGCGGCGTTCGACGCCCTGCTGCACACCCGGTTCGACCTCGGCCAGCCCGGCACGGACGGCTGGACGGGCGCCGAGGTCTCCCCGTACGGCCCCGAGCTGGGTATCGAGTACCCGCACGCCGACCCCGACGTCCTGCTGCCGGCGATGCGCGCAGCCACGGCGGCCTGGCGGGACGCGGGGCCCGAGGCGCGGGCACTGGTCTGCCTGGAGATCCTGGCGCGCGTGGGCGCCCGCACGCACGAGCTGGCGCAGGCCGTCATGCACACCAGCGGACAGGCCTTCCTGATGGCCTTCCAGGCGGGCGGCCCGCACGCCCAGGACCGTGGTCTGGAAGCGGTGGCGTACGCGTACCAGGAGCAGCTGCGCACCCCCGCCGCGGCCGACTGGTCCAAGCCGCAGGGCAAGCGCGACCCGCTCCGGCTGCGGAAGTCGTTCACGGCGGTCGGCCGCGGTGTCTCGCTGCTGATCGGCTGCAACACCTTCCCCACCTGGAACAGCTACCCGGGCCTGTTCGCCTCGCTGGCCACCGGCAACCCCGTCCTCGTCAAGCCCCATCCGCGCGCCGTGCTGCCGCTCGCGCTCACCGTGAGGATCGCGCGGGAGGTGCTCGCCGAGACCGGGTTCGACCCCAACCTCGTCGCGCTGACCGCCGAGCGGCCCGGCGAGGGGATCGCCAAGGAGCTGGCGGTGCGCCCGGAGGTCCGGATCATCGACTACACCGGCTCCACCGCCTTCGGCGACTGGCTGGAGACCCACGCCCGCCAGGCCCAGGTGTACACGGAGAAGGCCGGGGTCAACACGGTCGTGATCGACTCCACCGACGACTACCCCGGCATGCTCGCCAACCTCGCGTTCTCGCTCTCCCTCTACAGCGGCCAGATGTGCACGACCCCGCAGAACCTCCTCGTCCCCCGCGACGGCATCAGCACCGAATCCGGCCCCCGGACGTACGACGAGGTGGTCGCCGACCTCGCGGGGGCGGTCGAAGGGCTCCTCGGCGACGACGCCCGCGCCACCGCCCTCCTCGGCGCACTGGTCAACCCGGACGTGCGGGCCCGGATCGAAGCCGCGCCCGGTCTCGGCGAGGTGGCCCTGGCCTCACGCGAGGTGCCGCACCCCGAATTCCCCGACGCGGTGGTCCGGACGCCGGTCATCGTCAAGGTCCTCGCCAAGGAGCCCGGCCCGGACGGCGGCGAACCCGTCCACCTCTCCGAGTGCTTCGGCCCGGTCTCCTTCGCGGTCGCCGTGGACACCGTCGACGACGCGGTGGAGCTGCTGCGCCGGACGATCCGGGAGAAGGGCGCGATGACGGTCGGCGCGTACACCATCTCCCCCGAGGTGGAGAGCGCCATCGAGGAGGTCTGCCTGGAGGAGTCGGCCCAGCTCTCGCTGAACCTCACCGGCGGGGTCTACGTCAACCAGACCGCGGCCTTCTCCGACTTCCACGGCTCGGGGGGCAACCCGGCGGCGAACGCGGCCCTGTGCGACGGCGCCTTCGTGTCGGGACGCTTCCGCACCATCGAGGTCCGCCGCCAGGCCTGA
- a CDS encoding TrmH family RNA methyltransferase, protein MSSETGSTEEFVPFVAEGPDPALEPAQYDDGFGNEIGVGPHPSPWPEGERYDPELLAGGDRRNVVDGYRYWTREAIVADLDLRRHDFHVAVENWGHDFNIGSVVRTANAFLAKEVHIVGRRRWNRRGAMVTDRYQHVRHHPDTAGLTAWAAAEGLPIIGIDNLPGAVPLERTVLPRRCVLLFGQEGPGLTEEARTHASMVCSIAQFGSTRSINAGAAAAVAMHAWVQRYAEVSGPPA, encoded by the coding sequence GTGAGCAGTGAGACCGGCAGTACAGAGGAATTCGTGCCCTTCGTGGCCGAGGGGCCCGATCCGGCCCTGGAACCGGCGCAGTACGACGACGGGTTCGGGAACGAGATCGGTGTCGGACCGCACCCGTCCCCCTGGCCGGAGGGGGAGCGGTACGACCCCGAGCTGCTGGCGGGCGGCGACCGGCGCAACGTGGTGGACGGGTACCGCTACTGGACGCGCGAGGCGATCGTCGCCGACCTCGATCTGCGGCGCCACGATTTCCACGTGGCGGTGGAGAACTGGGGCCACGACTTCAACATCGGCTCGGTCGTCCGCACGGCGAACGCCTTCCTCGCGAAGGAGGTCCACATCGTCGGCCGACGTCGCTGGAACCGGCGCGGCGCGATGGTCACCGACCGCTATCAGCACGTACGTCACCACCCCGACACGGCCGGCCTGACCGCCTGGGCGGCGGCGGAGGGGCTGCCGATCATCGGGATCGACAACCTCCCCGGGGCCGTGCCGCTGGAGCGGACCGTGCTGCCCAGGCGCTGTGTGCTGCTCTTCGGTCAGGAGGGTCCGGGCCTCACGGAGGAGGCCCGGACCCACGCGTCGATGGTCTGCTCGATCGCGCAGTTCGGCTCGACGCGTTCGATCAACGCGGGTGCGGCCGCCGCCGTCGCGATGCACGCGTGGGTGCAGCGGTACGCGGAGGTGTCGGGCCCCCCGGCCTGA
- a CDS encoding HTTM domain-containing protein, which translates to MNTVPTADAAAPRRPAGPIGRSAQRITAFALGPYQSAVIRIGFAVTYLLFLLREVPYRQELYGPDSPWAWDLAHRLISENGAFTVLMWSDGSVWFEVVYALVLVAAFCTMIGWRTRTMSVLFMVGVLSIQNRNVFMGDGGDNVVHLMAVYLVLTRCAQVWSLDARRAARNAARRAQGLRPARDVVGPALWAVLGPVLLVAHVQGGLGGTWWLPTLLWVLWLGAAARWAVDRHAPDGETRVLLDVVANIVHNAALVVIMAEVCLIYATAGWYKIQGSRWQDGTALYYPLKLDYFTPWPELSNVIAASSLMVMVVTYATVIVQVAFPFTLFNRRVKNVLLVVMMGEHAGIAVLLGLPFFSMAMISADAVFLPTVFLVWFGGRVGLGRDRLLSRFGRGGGVRVPGPREPVGAGAAGPGGEAPPRPGDGGHTLVG; encoded by the coding sequence GTGAACACCGTCCCCACGGCAGACGCCGCCGCCCCCCGCAGGCCCGCGGGTCCGATCGGCCGTTCCGCCCAGCGGATCACCGCTTTCGCCCTCGGTCCGTACCAGAGCGCGGTGATACGGATCGGCTTCGCCGTCACGTATCTGCTGTTCCTGCTGCGGGAAGTGCCGTACCGGCAGGAGCTGTACGGGCCGGACAGTCCGTGGGCGTGGGACCTGGCGCACCGGCTGATATCCGAGAACGGCGCCTTCACCGTCCTGATGTGGTCGGACGGTTCCGTGTGGTTCGAGGTGGTCTACGCGCTCGTCCTCGTAGCGGCGTTCTGCACGATGATCGGGTGGCGCACCCGGACGATGTCCGTCCTGTTCATGGTCGGGGTCCTGTCGATCCAGAACCGCAACGTCTTCATGGGCGACGGCGGTGACAACGTCGTCCATCTGATGGCGGTCTACCTCGTTCTGACCCGCTGCGCCCAGGTGTGGTCCCTCGACGCGCGGCGGGCCGCACGGAACGCGGCGCGCCGGGCCCAAGGGCTGCGCCCGGCCCGGGACGTCGTCGGTCCGGCGCTCTGGGCGGTGCTCGGGCCGGTGCTGCTGGTCGCCCATGTGCAGGGCGGCCTGGGCGGCACCTGGTGGTTGCCGACCCTGCTGTGGGTGCTGTGGCTGGGGGCCGCCGCCCGGTGGGCCGTGGACCGGCACGCGCCGGACGGGGAAACCCGGGTGCTGCTCGACGTGGTGGCCAACATCGTCCACAACGCCGCGCTCGTGGTGATCATGGCCGAGGTCTGTCTGATCTACGCCACCGCCGGCTGGTACAAGATCCAGGGATCGCGCTGGCAGGACGGCACCGCGCTGTACTACCCCCTCAAGCTGGACTACTTCACCCCGTGGCCCGAGCTCTCGAACGTGATCGCGGCCAGCTCGCTCATGGTGATGGTGGTGACGTACGCGACGGTGATCGTGCAGGTGGCGTTCCCGTTCACGCTCTTCAACCGGCGGGTCAAGAACGTCCTGCTGGTCGTGATGATGGGCGAGCACGCGGGGATCGCGGTCCTGCTGGGGCTGCCCTTCTTCTCCATGGCGATGATCTCGGCGGACGCCGTCTTCCTGCCCACGGTCTTCCTCGTGTGGTTCGGGGGCCGGGTCGGCCTCGGCCGGGACCGGCTGCTCTCCCGGTTCGGCCGCGGGGGCGGGGTGCGCGTACCGGGTCCGCGGGAGCCCGTGGGCGCGGGAGCCGCGGGGCCGGGCGGGGAGGCCCCGCCACGTCCCGGCGACGGGGGCCATACGCTCGTCGGGTGA
- a CDS encoding DUF5819 family protein — translation MERPGGAGSAGPRAEEPGAWAAGGPGGPGTGTGTLSGAAPGPARAGIAGLSTPYRVLAGAVMVVVGLVTCVHLAMVFLHVAPSNTLSKEGGATIDDWIYPEFEQNWKLFAPNPLQQNISVHVRAEIVDADGDRRTTRWMSLSAEDGEAILHNPLPSHAHQNELRRAWDFYVNSHDDKNRSTGSRGALAEAYLRRIVMLRLGAHDYGGTVDRIQLRSSARRVQAPSWSTEKIGTQPMYRLLAWWTVSTTDLPEGGVAAAGAAPGEEAHR, via the coding sequence GTGGAGCGGCCCGGCGGTGCCGGTTCCGCCGGGCCCCGTGCGGAGGAACCGGGTGCCTGGGCGGCCGGCGGTCCGGGTGGGCCCGGTACCGGGACCGGGACGCTGTCCGGCGCCGCGCCGGGCCCGGCGCGGGCCGGGATAGCCGGGCTGTCGACTCCGTACCGGGTCCTCGCGGGGGCCGTGATGGTCGTCGTCGGCCTGGTCACCTGCGTCCACCTGGCCATGGTCTTCCTGCACGTCGCTCCCTCGAACACCCTGTCCAAAGAGGGCGGCGCGACCATAGACGACTGGATCTATCCGGAGTTCGAGCAGAATTGGAAGCTTTTCGCTCCCAATCCGCTCCAGCAGAACATCTCCGTGCACGTCCGGGCCGAGATCGTCGACGCGGACGGGGACCGCCGCACCACCCGCTGGATGAGTCTCAGCGCGGAGGACGGCGAGGCGATCCTGCACAACCCGCTGCCCAGCCACGCGCACCAGAACGAGCTGCGCCGGGCCTGGGACTTCTACGTCAACAGCCATGACGACAAGAACCGTTCGACCGGGTCGCGCGGAGCCCTCGCCGAGGCCTATCTGCGGCGCATCGTGATGCTGCGTCTGGGCGCGCACGACTACGGCGGGACCGTCGACCGCATTCAGCTGCGTTCGTCCGCACGCAGGGTCCAGGCGCCCTCGTGGAGCACCGAGAAGATCGGCACGCAGCCGATGTACCGCTTGCTCGCGTGGTGGACCGTGTCCACCACCGATCTGCCCGAGGGCGGCGTGGCGGCGGCCGGCGCCGCGCCCGGCGAGGAGGCCCACCGGTGA